From Lolium perenne isolate Kyuss_39 chromosome 5, Kyuss_2.0, whole genome shotgun sequence, a single genomic window includes:
- the LOC127301974 gene encoding uncharacterized protein — protein sequence MVGLGSLTRLHLSEVHITGDELGQLLSNSVALEELQLVNCHKIISLKLPCLLHRLNCLTVFECRGLKVIENKAPKVSVVHINGSFEKLRVGDMLQVKKLEMIDTYGTSLVHHARANLPFIMPNLETLNLYSNGEKLSTPMLAARFLFLRNLLIFLGDGNTRGFSYDYFSLVYFLDACPVLEDFVLCVSQTRVRQDLISAEDSHMRQMLEHCHGSIKNVKILGFCSAKSMVELTCHIIENATSLECLTLDTIYDNSSRGEADRSHEHNKFDECRPVRSRRMIEHAHKGLWAIGRYVVQKVPTRVKLNVKKLCSRCHKI from the exons ATGGTGGGACTTGGTTCCTTGACAAGGCTGCATCTGTCTGAGGTGCATATAACGGGAGATGAGTTAGGGCAGCTTCTTTCCAATTCTGTTGCCCTGGAAGAGCTGCAACTCGTGAATTGTCATAAGATCATTTCTCTCAAGTTACCATGCCTGCTACAccggctgaactgcctgacagttTTTGAGTGCAGAGGTCTGAAAGTGATAGAAAATAAAGCTCCAAAGGTTTCCGTTGTTCATATCAATGGTTCCTTTGAGAAACTTAGAGTTGGAGATATGTTGCAAGTAAAGAAACTAGAAATGATCGACACCTACGGAACTAGCCTCGTTCATCATGCTCGTGCCAATCTTCCATTCATTATGCCAAATCTTGAAACGCTCAATCTATATTCGAATGGCGAG AAGCTCAGTACGCCAATGTTAGCTGCCAGATTCCTCTTCCTCAGGAATTTGCTCATTTTTCTTGGCGATGGAAATACTCGGGGCTTTTCCTATGATTATTTTTCTCTAGTTTATTTTCTTGATGCCTGTCCTGTCCTGGAGGATTTCGTCTTGTGT GTGTCACAGACTCGCGTAAGGCAGGATTTGATTTCTGCTGAAGACTCGCATATGAGACAGATGCTAGAACATTGCCACGGCAGCATCAAGAATGTGAAAATATTGGGCTTCTGCTCTGCAAAGAGCATGGTTGAACTCACGTGCCATATCATTGAAAATGCAACTTCACTAGAGTGCCTGACGTTGGACACCATATATGACAACAGCAGTCGTGGAGAGGCTGATAGGTCTCATGAACACAACAAATTTGATGAATGCCGCCCTGTGCGAAGCAGGCGTATGATCGAGCACGCCCATAAAGGCCTCTGGGCTATTGGAAGATACGTTGTGCAGAAAGTTCCCACCAGAGTCAAGCTAAATGTTAAGAAGCTCTGTAGCCGTTGCCATAAAATTTAA